A genomic stretch from Setaria italica strain Yugu1 chromosome VII, Setaria_italica_v2.0, whole genome shotgun sequence includes:
- the LOC101756023 gene encoding uncharacterized protein LOC101756023 codes for MAADVGSVARLLRGEAGKKAGPPEIVTMDLLGGCGGGGGAVEDEVVDLELSVPTGFERRLDLLSGKTFLTPRHPSVQDGRHHHDLNLPPPAVAAAAPAASTAVCTLDMVRSALERAAAGRAAASPATSSTSSASTSSSSSSAGKRNRSPPTTATPAMRAAACPSCLTYVLIAEADPRCPRCAARVPPLAGKSVSTGAAPGDGSGKKPRIDLNAAADEAE; via the exons ATGGCGGCCGACGTGGGCTCTGTCGCAAGGCTGCTCCGCGGGGAGGCGGGGAAGAAGGCCGGGCCGCCGGAGATCGTGACGATGGATCTTctgggcggctgcggcggcggcggcggtgccgtgGAGGACGAGGTGGTGGACCTCGAGCTCTCGGTGCCTACCGGGTTTGAGCGACGGCTTGACCTCCTG TCCGGCAAGACGTTCTTGACTCCACGACACCCGAGCGTCCAAGACGGTCGTCACCATCATGATCTCAACCTGCCTCCCCCGGCCGTCGCGGCGGCAGCGCCAGCCGCCTCGACCGCGGTCTGCACCCTCGACATGGTCCGCTCCGCTctcgagcgcgccgccgccgggagagctgccgcctcgccggcgacgtcATCCACATCGTCCGCGTCCACctcgtcgtcctcttcctcaGCGGGAAAGCGCAACCGGTCGCCGCCGACCACCGCGACCCCCGCGATGCGCGCCGCCGCATGCCCGTCCTGCCTCACCTACGTGCTCATCGCCGAGGCGGACCCCCGTTGCCCGCGTTGCGCGGCTAGGGTGCCACCGCTCGCCGGGAAGTCCGtctccaccggcgccgcccccggggACGGCAGCGGCAAGAAGCCGAGGATTGACCTGAATGCGGCAGCCGATGAGGCCGAGTGa
- the LOC101755486 gene encoding peroxisome biogenesis protein 6, with product MVERRQRRKPLVLASTQALLDSLPGDRPPPPPQEPVRLRAGVLRFPSGGGGAEFGELASFVALPAPALRRLAVVTGTPVLVKNADNNVGRIVKALLFDHPSLDESGTEQTDHVACASPHGHAGHAMGILPCRSFPATGFASVNEDAAYVSPLLAFNLGLHISCLNLLIQRGGEPFKFCSQVEEPHAASSARSDISLLLDLLPCPQVPKYALHVRVSVVRIPECGVLASLNINSSVGGSDYQDMVDQALNEYFKFDRFLARGDVFCIQNNWNCGASSCLACNKQVDNLHPHNVIYFKVTSMEPSDEPILRVNCNQTALVLGGAASAAIPPYSFFSASGDSVPLHGEIVEHFASIIAPALCPSDILPKIKFSTFIYGPSGCGKRTVVRHVANHLGLHVVECSCHDLMTSSESGAPVALATAFKEARKYSPCIILLRHFDAIGNSSSNEGPQSEQSGIASNIESVIKQYTGQCWVAKDSMPGRYVNGSSYLVEPECVSSLQIILVATADSSEGMQQSIRRCFRHEIDMKTMNEEHRNKLISETLQGIATVGDESIDDKFVKDLAAQTSGFMPRDILALIADAGVSFAHKIAAEKDSKEFSNHEDILPESSSATQNEEKHFCKEHIMSSLERAKKRNRAALGTPKVPNVKWEDVGGLEEVKKVILDTIQLPLMYKHLFSSKLRKRSGVLLYGPPGTGKTLLAKAVATECSLNFISVKGPELINMYVGESEKNVRDIFEKARSARPCVIFFDELDSLAPARGSSADSGGVMDRVVSQLLVEIDGLSDNSQDLFIIGATNRPDLLDSALLRPGRFDKLLYVGVNTDASYRERILKAQTRKYKLHKNVSLLSVAQRCPPNFTGADIYALCADAWFHAAKRSVKTFETDTSRSNDASAEEVIVEIDDFMTVLGDISPSLSLEELQNYELLRQKIEGPSR from the exons ATGGTGGAGAGGCGGCAGCGGAGGAAGCCGCTGGTGCTCGCCTCCACGCAGGCGCTGCTCGACTCGCTCCCGGgggaccgcccgccgccgccgccgcaggagccgGTGCGCCTCCGGGCCGGCGTCCTCCGCTTCCCctccggaggaggcggcgccgagTTCGGGGAGCTCGCCTCGTTCGTCGCCCTCCCCGCGCCCGCGCTCCGACGGCTCGCGGTCGTCACCGGCACGCCG GTACTTGTCAAGAATGCTGACAATAATGTTGGGAGGATTGTTAAAGCGTTATTATTTGACCACCCATCCCTTGATGAGTCCGGGACAGAGCAGACTGATCACGTGGCCTGTGCCTCTCCTCATGGTCATGCAGGTCATGCAATGGGCATCTTACCTTGTCGCTCGTTTCCTGCTACTGGTTTTGCATCTGTGAATGAAGATGCTGCTTATGTCAGCCCACTTTTGGCATTCAACTTGGGATTGCATATTTCTTGCCTCAATCTTCTAATTCAAAGAGGAGGGGAGCCTTTCAAGTTTTGTTCTCAAGTTGAAGAGCCTCATGCTGCTTCCAGTGCTAGGAGTGATATTTCCCTTCTCTTAGATCTTCTTCCATGCCCTCAAGTTCCTAAATATGCTTTGCATGTACGGGTTTCAGTTGTGAGGATTCCTGAATGTGGTGTGCTTGCTTCTTTAAATATAAATTCGTCTGTTGGAGGAAGTGACTACCAAGACATGGTAGATCAAGCTTTGAACGAGTATTTTAAGTTTGATAGGTTCCTAGCAAGAGGGGATGTCTTTTGCATACAGAACAATTGGAATTGTGGTGCGAGCTCCTGTCTAGCATGCAATAAGCAGGTTGATAATCTGCATCCTCATAATGTGATCTACTTTAAG GTGACCAGCATGGAACCATCAGATGAACCTATTCTTCGTGTTAATTGCAATCAGACAGCCCTTGTTCTTGGGGGAGCTGCTTCTGCTGCAATCCCCCCTTACTCCTTCTTTTCTGCTTCTGGTGATTCAGTTCCTTTGCATGGCGAAATAGTGGAGCATTTTGCCTCTATAATTGCCCCAGCATTATGCCCTTCAGATATTTTACCAAAAATCAAGTTCTCCACTTTTATATATGGCCCTTCAG GATGTGGAAAGCGCACAGTGGTCAGGCATGTTGCTAACCATCTTGGTCTGCATGTGGTTGAGTGTAGCTGTCATGATCTAATGACATCTTCAGAAAGTGGGGCACCTGTTGCACTTGCAACTGCCTTCAAAGAAGCTCGGAA GTATTCCCCTTGTATAATACTTCTTCGCCACTTTGATGCAATTGGGAATTCATCCTCCAATGAAGGCCCACAATCTGAGCAATCTGGGATTGCGTCGAACATTGAATCTGTTATTAAGCAGTACACTGGACAATGTTGGGTTGCTAAGGACTCAATGCCAGGAAGATATGTAAATGGGAGCTCA TACCTCGTGGAGCCTGAATGTGTAAGCTCTCTTCAGATTATACTAGTTGCAACTGCAGACAGTTCGGAAGGAATGCAACAGTCAATTAGGCGATGTTTCCGCCATGAGATTGACATGAAGACTATGAATGAAGAGCATAGAAACAAACTGATATCTGAGACACTTCAAGGCATTGCAACAGTTGGTGATGAG AGTATTGATGACAAGTTTGTAAAAGATTTAGCAGCACAAACGTCAGGATTCATGCCCAGGGACATACTTGCGCTGATTGCTGATGCTGGTGTGTCCTTTGCACATAAAATTGCAGCAGAGAAAGATAGCAAAGAATTCAGCAATCATGAGGATATCCTTCCAGAAAGCTCTTCTGCCACTCAAAATGAGGAAAAACATTTCTGCAAAGAACATATTATGTCTTCCTTGGAACGAGCCAAGAAAAGGAATCGTGCTGCACTGGGCACACCCAAA GTTCCCAACGTCAAATGGGAGGATGTTGGTGGGCTAGAGGAAGTGAAAAAGGTTATTCTAGATACTATTCAG TTGCCTCTGATGTACAAGCACCTCTTTTCTTCTAAATTGCGCAAGCGATCAGGTGTCCTGCTATATGGACCTCCAGGAACAGGGAAG ACCTTATTGGCGAAAGCAGTAGCAACTGAATGCTCATTGAACTTTATTAGCGTGAAAGGTCCTGAACTGATAAACATGTATGTTGGAGAATCAGAGAAGAATGTACGGGACATTTTCGAGAAG GCTAGATCTGCACGCCCATGTGTCATTTTCTTTGATGAGCTTGATTCCCTTGCTCCAGCTCGAGGATCCTCGGCAGATTCTGGTGGTGTTATGGACAGAGTTGTTTCCCAG TTACTTGTGGAGATAGATGGGTTGAGCGATAACAGCCAG GACCTTTTCATCATTGGGGCTACAAATAGGCCTGACCTTCTTGATTCTGCTCTTCTTCGCCCTGGCCGGTTTGATAAGCTTCTTTATGTTGGTGTGAATACTGATGCATCATACAGGGAAAG GATCCTTAAAGCACAGACGCGCAAGTATAAACTCCACAAGAATGTTTCTCTTTTGTCAGTTGCTCAGCGTTGTCCTCCAAACTTTACTGGTGCCGATATTTATGCACTGTGTGCGGATGCATGGTTTCATGCAGCAAAGCGATCG GTTAAAACATTTGAAACTGATACTTCAAGAAGTAATGATGCCAGCGCTGAAGAGGTCATTGTTGAGATTGATGATTTTATGACG GTGTTGGGAGATATCTCACCATCACTATCGCTGGAGGAGCTTCAGAACTACGAGCTGTTGAGGCAGAAGATTGAAGGGCCTTCTAGATGA
- the LOC101755080 gene encoding auxin-responsive protein SAUR71 produces MTMKGLLRCVSTGACRVAPGAVAEPSPSWHGAGGGKVPAGHVPVEVGAEGEETERFVVPAELLCRPPIAELLRRAAQEYGYARRGPLRIPCPAAAFRRLLGALAGAGAADAGLALAYFTVVV; encoded by the coding sequence ATGACGATGAAGGGGTTACTCCGGTGCGTGTCGACGGGGGCGTGCAGGGTGGCGCCGGGCGCCGTGGCggagccgtcgccgtcgtggcaCGGGGCGGGCGGGGGGAAGGTGCCGGCGGGGCACGTGCCGGTGGAGGTCGgcgcggagggggaggagacggAGCGCTTCGTCGTCCCCGCCGAGCTGCTGTGCCGCCCGCCCATCGCCGAGctgctccgccgcgccgcgcaggAGTACGGCTACGCGCGCCGGGGCCCGCTGCGCATCCCCTGCCCCGCCGCGGcgttccgccgcctcctcggcgcgctcgccggcgccggcgccgccgatgcCGGGCTCGCGCTCGCGTACTTCACCGTCGTCGTCTGA